In one window of Petrotoga sp. 9PWA.NaAc.5.4 DNA:
- a CDS encoding DUF4895 domain-containing protein, whose translation MEELVDFAKNYLEKYQNLLADEFQHFFFGCVYDKRDDFPIYTILIDKEGRNLEVIGPDLPSKVMSVLYPTVYLNSDFLKEKYIKFAESYKKVVDPELSFGIVQTPFKLSAYRVCGDERVIKKLIFSEKLKGQKYLSLSLDIEEETFNFIVQHFKKWKDQVFYFPYMNNIHVVFKCPDRIESSKVSIYIEIGRFLKDKTLKKYNFLENSYKLPEMKVKDPAIAVFKVPADKILEIDFQQLYKNFIEKIEEIVEKIEKIEI comes from the coding sequence TTGGAAGAATTAGTGGATTTTGCAAAAAATTACCTTGAAAAATATCAAAATTTGCTAGCGGATGAATTTCAACATTTCTTTTTTGGCTGTGTTTACGATAAAAGAGATGATTTTCCCATTTATACTATATTAATTGATAAGGAAGGAAGAAACCTTGAAGTTATAGGACCGGATTTACCAAGTAAAGTGATGAGTGTTCTTTATCCTACAGTATATTTGAATTCTGATTTTTTAAAAGAAAAATATATTAAATTTGCTGAATCGTACAAAAAAGTAGTTGATCCTGAACTTTCTTTTGGCATTGTGCAAACTCCATTTAAGCTTTCTGCTTACAGAGTATGTGGTGATGAAAGAGTTATCAAAAAACTTATCTTTTCTGAAAAATTAAAGGGGCAAAAATATCTATCCTTAAGTTTAGATATCGAAGAAGAGACTTTTAACTTTATTGTTCAACACTTTAAAAAATGGAAAGATCAAGTATTTTATTTTCCTTATATGAACAATATACATGTTGTTTTTAAATGTCCTGACAGAATAGAAAGTTCAAAAGTTTCTATATATATTGAAATAGGTAGATTTCTTAAAGATAAAACATTAAAAAAATATAATTTTTTGGAAAATTCATATAAACTTCCTGAAATGAAAGTAAAAGATCCTGCTATAGCTGTTTTTAAAGTACCAGCAGATAAAATTTTAGAAATCGATTTTCAACAACTTTATAAAAATTTTATCGAAAAAATCGAGGAAATAGTTGAGAAAATAGAAAAAATTGAAATATAA